The following coding sequences lie in one Peribacillus frigoritolerans genomic window:
- a CDS encoding PTS sugar transporter subunit IIC → MMTFIDKYIMPGAVKVGNNRHLLAIRDALIGMIAITMIGSFAVLFNNLGQVIKPYGRMMEAIFGPAWNTLGGDIWFGTFAFMTVFAVFGISYKLARSYGDDGFEAMLVSAACFFLLLPQIGNVTLTIDDKDVTGGAWGFVSVNYFNATALFTGIVVALIATEIFVRLSRVKYLVIKLPDGVPPAVARSFAKLVPGMATIFIAGIFGLLFRKATDGQVLNDWLSKVIVSPLQSAVDSLPFAILLVFLVHLLWMIGLHGPNILGGITTPLFESSGVKNIDLYAKGVKDMDQYGVLAGSFLDAFVYLGGSGATLGLIIAMIIAGRKRYKQMIALGGAPGVFQINEPILFGLPIVLNPMWFIPFVLGPVITTVISYIAVSSGMVFPIVAKIPWVTPPIVGGFLATGGHVSGAVLAAINLVISTAIYLPFVYAQVKIDTKNETKLTKDSETLSV, encoded by the coding sequence ATGATGACTTTTATTGATAAGTATATTATGCCTGGGGCGGTAAAGGTAGGAAATAACCGGCATTTGCTTGCAATTCGTGACGCATTGATTGGAATGATAGCGATTACAATGATCGGGTCATTCGCCGTCCTGTTTAATAATCTAGGGCAAGTCATCAAGCCTTACGGAAGAATGATGGAGGCCATCTTCGGTCCTGCATGGAATACGCTCGGCGGTGATATTTGGTTTGGAACCTTTGCATTCATGACTGTATTCGCTGTATTCGGCATCTCTTATAAATTGGCGCGATCATACGGTGACGATGGTTTTGAAGCGATGCTGGTATCTGCAGCCTGTTTCTTCTTACTATTGCCTCAAATCGGAAATGTCACTTTAACCATCGATGATAAGGATGTTACTGGAGGGGCCTGGGGTTTTGTAAGCGTGAACTATTTTAATGCTACAGCCCTCTTTACAGGAATTGTCGTTGCCTTGATAGCCACTGAAATATTTGTGAGACTTTCCCGAGTGAAGTATTTAGTCATCAAGCTTCCTGATGGGGTACCTCCTGCGGTTGCCCGTTCATTTGCAAAGTTAGTGCCGGGTATGGCAACGATCTTTATCGCTGGTATATTCGGACTGCTATTCCGTAAAGCTACGGATGGGCAGGTATTGAATGACTGGTTGAGTAAAGTGATTGTATCTCCATTACAAAGTGCAGTAGATTCATTGCCATTCGCTATTTTACTAGTATTTCTTGTTCATTTATTATGGATGATCGGTTTGCATGGACCCAATATCCTTGGTGGGATAACGACACCGCTTTTTGAAAGTTCGGGAGTGAAAAATATCGATTTATATGCAAAAGGTGTCAAAGACATGGACCAATACGGGGTATTGGCTGGTTCTTTCCTGGATGCATTTGTTTATTTAGGCGGATCTGGTGCAACATTGGGCCTCATCATTGCAATGATCATTGCCGGCCGGAAACGGTATAAACAGATGATTGCACTCGGAGGGGCACCAGGAGTGTTCCAGATTAACGAACCCATTCTTTTCGGATTGCCTATCGTTCTGAATCCAATGTGGTTCATCCCATTTGTTCTCGGCCCGGTAATTACAACGGTGATCTCTTATATCGCGGTAAGCAGCGGAATGGTTTTCCCGATCGTCGCTAAGATTCCATGGGTTACCCCACCGATTGTGGGTGGATTCCTGGCCACGGGCGGACATGTATCTGGAGCGGTTTTGGCTGCAATCAATCTAGTCATTTCAACAGCTATTTATTTACCATTCGTTTATGCTCAAGTGAAGATAGACACCAAAAATGAAACAAAGCTTACAAAAGATTCAGAAACGCTAAGCGTTTAA
- a CDS encoding PTS lactose/cellobiose transporter subunit IIA translates to MEKEELYQLSFQLILYSGNARSFAMEALQEAKKKNFDSARLKIAEAETELLQAHKYQTQLIHAEAGGDHFDLPIILVHAQDHLMTAMTVKDLAMEMIDLREEFLHANVVKERTAE, encoded by the coding sequence ATGGAAAAAGAAGAATTATACCAACTATCCTTTCAATTGATTTTATATAGTGGGAATGCGAGAAGCTTTGCAATGGAAGCGTTGCAGGAAGCAAAGAAAAAGAATTTTGATTCTGCCCGTTTGAAAATCGCCGAGGCGGAAACGGAATTACTGCAGGCCCATAAATACCAAACCCAATTAATCCATGCTGAAGCGGGCGGGGACCATTTTGATCTTCCCATCATCCTAGTGCATGCACAAGATCATTTAATGACGGCGATGACAGTAAAGGATCTTGCAATGGAAATGATCGATCTACGCGAAGAATTCTTACATGCAAATGTTGTGAAGGAGAGGACTGCCGAATGA
- a CDS encoding 6-phospho-beta-glucosidase, whose protein sequence is MSKGLKVVTIGGGSSYTPELIEGFIKYHEELPVSEIWLVDIEAGKEKLEIVGNLARRMIEKAGVNIDVHLTLDRKKALKGADYVTTQLRVGQLAARALDEKIPLKHGVIGQETNGPGGLFKAFRTIPVILDIAHEMEELCPEAWLINFTNPAGMVTEAVLRHSNISKIIGLCNVPIGMERGVADLMDVEPSRVRIDFAGLNHMVYGLDVFVDGESVKDQIINLITDPAKAVTMKNIHAMGWEPEFLRALNLFPCPYHNYYYKTGDVLAQELKDAEKGETRAEVVQRLEAGLFELYKDQDLAIKPPQLEERGGAYYSDAAVRLICSMHTDKRDIQAVNTVNHGAIEGIPYGSAIETSCVITKDGPKPINVGELPVAVRGLIQQIKSFERVAIEAAISGDYDTALLAMTINPLVPSDRVAKLILDEMLEAHKDYLPQFFEKKELQDNLS, encoded by the coding sequence ATGAGCAAGGGGCTGAAGGTTGTCACGATTGGCGGAGGATCGAGCTATACGCCAGAACTGATCGAAGGTTTCATCAAATATCATGAAGAACTTCCCGTGAGTGAAATTTGGCTCGTGGACATCGAAGCGGGAAAGGAAAAGCTTGAAATTGTCGGGAATTTGGCAAGAAGGATGATTGAAAAGGCCGGTGTGAATATTGATGTACACCTCACGCTAGATAGAAAGAAAGCGCTTAAAGGCGCTGATTATGTAACAACCCAGCTGCGGGTTGGCCAGCTCGCAGCAAGGGCACTTGATGAAAAGATTCCATTGAAACACGGAGTGATCGGACAGGAGACGAATGGACCTGGAGGGCTTTTCAAGGCTTTTAGAACGATTCCCGTCATTCTGGATATTGCTCATGAAATGGAGGAATTATGTCCGGAAGCATGGCTGATTAACTTCACGAATCCTGCTGGAATGGTAACGGAAGCAGTTCTGCGTCACAGTAATATTTCCAAAATCATCGGACTTTGCAATGTGCCGATTGGTATGGAACGAGGTGTTGCGGATTTGATGGATGTAGAGCCATCAAGAGTCCGGATCGACTTTGCCGGCTTGAACCATATGGTTTACGGATTGGATGTATTCGTTGATGGCGAGAGTGTCAAAGATCAAATCATCAATTTGATTACGGATCCAGCTAAAGCTGTCACGATGAAGAATATCCATGCAATGGGCTGGGAGCCGGAATTCCTCAGAGCGTTAAACCTGTTTCCATGTCCATACCACAACTACTATTACAAAACGGGAGATGTGCTGGCCCAAGAATTGAAGGATGCAGAAAAAGGGGAAACACGTGCAGAGGTCGTTCAAAGACTTGAAGCAGGTTTATTCGAGCTATACAAAGACCAGGATCTGGCTATCAAGCCGCCGCAGCTTGAAGAGCGCGGAGGTGCGTACTACAGCGATGCGGCTGTCCGGTTGATTTGCTCGATGCATACGGATAAGCGAGATATTCAAGCGGTAAATACGGTCAACCATGGTGCGATTGAAGGAATTCCTTACGGCTCGGCGATCGAAACCAGTTGCGTGATAACTAAGGATGGTCCTAAGCCGATCAATGTAGGAGAGCTTCCTGTCGCTGTCCGCGGATTAATCCAGCAAATCAAATCCTTTGAAAGGGTAGCTATTGAAGCTGCAATTTCGGGGGACTATGATACTGCGTTGCTTGCCATGACGATCAATCCACTCGTTCCAAGTGACCGGGTTGCAAAACTTATCTTAGACGAAATGCTGGAGGCACATAAAGATTATCTGCCGCAGTTTTTTGAAAAAAAGGAGTTGCAGGATAATTTATCATGA
- the chbG gene encoding chitin disaccharide deacetylase codes for MIEVLVNADDFGLTKAVNYGILDSHKYGIVNSATIMMNAKATEHAIEIAKKTPSLKVGIHLVLTWGKPLLSDVPSLVGESGFFKKQGLVYGDPAGISLSELEREWSAQIERFLEFGLFPTHFDSHHHVHGITAFLPVIKKLSDKYGLPVRNAGRHLTGIQTVTDVFLDDFYGEMVVEDYFQNLKGRVMDGASVEIMTHPAYMDEELMEVSSYNHKRLKETRILTNAKLPEGFFLRFSINQVNI; via the coding sequence ATGATTGAAGTCCTTGTAAATGCAGATGATTTCGGGTTAACTAAAGCGGTGAATTATGGGATTTTGGATAGCCACAAATATGGAATTGTCAATTCAGCAACGATCATGATGAATGCCAAAGCAACGGAGCATGCGATTGAAATCGCCAAGAAGACACCATCGTTGAAGGTAGGTATACACTTAGTGCTGACATGGGGGAAACCTTTGTTGAGTGATGTTCCGAGTTTGGTTGGTGAATCTGGTTTCTTTAAGAAGCAAGGGTTGGTATATGGGGATCCTGCCGGTATTTCCTTGAGCGAATTGGAGAGGGAGTGGTCAGCACAAATCGAAAGATTCTTGGAATTTGGTCTATTCCCGACTCATTTTGACAGCCATCATCATGTACATGGGATCACAGCATTTCTACCGGTTATTAAAAAGCTGTCAGATAAATATGGATTGCCAGTGCGAAATGCCGGAAGGCACCTTACTGGGATTCAAACCGTTACAGATGTATTCCTGGATGATTTTTATGGAGAAATGGTGGTTGAAGATTACTTTCAAAACTTGAAGGGGAGGGTAATGGATGGGGCGAGCGTGGAGATAATGACTCATCCTGCTTATATGGATGAAGAATTGATGGAAGTCTCCTCATATAATCATAAACGCTTAAAAGAAACCCGGATCTTGACAAATGCAAAATTACCTGAGGGATTTTTCCTTAGATTCAGCATCAACCAGGTTAACATTTGA